The Pseudomonas parafulva genome includes a window with the following:
- the glgX gene encoding glycogen debranching protein GlgX: protein MSPRTAKKTRSVAPSRIREGLPYPLGATWDGLGVNFAIFSANATKVELCVFDATGEKELERIELPEYTDEIYHGYLPDAHPGLIYGYRVHGPYEPENGHRFNPNKLLIDPYAKQLVGELKWSEALFGYTIGHPDGDLSFDERDSAPFVPKCKVIDPAFTWGRDNRVQTPWDKTVVYEAHTKGISKRHPAVPENLQGTFAGLANDELLKHIKDLGVSSIELLPIHAFVNDQHLLDKGLNNYWGYNTIAFFAPHPSYLASGKIAEFKEMVAHLHDAGLELILDVVYNHTAEGNEMGPTLSMRGIDNASYYRLMPDQKRYYINDSGTGNTLDLSHPCVLQLVTDSLRYWAGEMHVDGFRFDLATILGRYHDGYSERHSFLVACRQDPLLRQVKLIAEPWDCGPGGYQVGNFAPGWAEWNDRFRDTVRAFWKGDEGQLADFAARMTGSGDMFNNRGRRPYSSVNFITAHDGFTLRDLVSYNEKHNEDNDENNQDGTSNNLSWNCGAEGPTEDAEINALRMRQMRNFFATLLFAQGTPMIVAGDEFSRTQHGNNNAYCQDSEIGWVNWDLDEEGQALLAFVKRLTRLRQKYPVLRRSSFLVGDYNEAIGVKDVTWLAPDGNEMSVEQWEDPNGRCLGMLIDGRAQVSGIARPGSESTVLLIVNAHHDTVPFKLPSVPEGEHWSCVMDTDRPQLRKPEDLPFDSSFDLTGRSVALMVLQHSED, encoded by the coding sequence ATGAGCCCGCGCACCGCAAAGAAAACCCGCTCCGTTGCACCGTCGCGCATTCGCGAAGGCTTACCCTACCCCCTCGGCGCCACCTGGGACGGCCTGGGCGTGAACTTCGCCATCTTCTCGGCGAACGCCACCAAGGTCGAGCTGTGCGTATTCGACGCCACCGGCGAGAAAGAGCTCGAGCGTATCGAGCTGCCTGAATACACCGACGAGATCTATCACGGTTATCTGCCTGACGCGCACCCGGGCCTGATCTACGGCTATCGCGTGCATGGCCCTTACGAGCCTGAAAACGGCCACCGCTTCAACCCCAACAAACTGCTGATCGATCCCTACGCCAAGCAGTTGGTCGGTGAGCTGAAATGGTCCGAGGCGCTGTTTGGCTACACCATTGGCCACCCAGACGGTGACCTGTCGTTCGACGAGCGCGACAGCGCCCCCTTCGTGCCCAAGTGCAAGGTCATCGACCCGGCGTTCACCTGGGGCCGGGACAACCGTGTCCAAACCCCTTGGGATAAGACCGTCGTGTACGAGGCCCACACCAAGGGCATCAGCAAGCGCCACCCGGCCGTGCCTGAGAACCTGCAAGGCACCTTCGCGGGCCTGGCCAACGACGAGCTGCTCAAGCACATCAAGGACCTGGGCGTCTCCAGCATCGAGCTGCTGCCCATCCATGCATTCGTCAATGACCAGCACCTGCTCGACAAGGGCCTGAACAACTATTGGGGCTACAACACCATCGCGTTCTTTGCACCGCACCCAAGCTACCTGGCCAGCGGCAAGATCGCCGAATTCAAGGAGATGGTGGCGCACCTGCACGACGCGGGCCTGGAGCTGATCCTCGATGTGGTCTACAACCACACCGCCGAAGGCAACGAGATGGGCCCCACGCTCTCCATGCGCGGCATCGACAACGCGTCGTACTACCGCCTGATGCCCGACCAGAAGCGTTACTACATCAACGACTCGGGCACCGGCAACACCTTGGACCTGAGCCATCCGTGCGTCCTGCAACTGGTGACCGATTCGCTGCGTTACTGGGCAGGCGAGATGCATGTCGACGGCTTCCGCTTCGACCTGGCGACCATTCTGGGTCGCTACCACGACGGCTACAGTGAGCGTCACAGCTTCCTCGTAGCCTGCCGCCAGGACCCGCTGCTGCGGCAGGTCAAACTGATTGCCGAGCCATGGGACTGTGGCCCAGGTGGCTACCAGGTGGGCAATTTCGCACCGGGCTGGGCTGAGTGGAACGACCGTTTCCGTGACACCGTGCGCGCTTTCTGGAAGGGCGACGAGGGCCAACTGGCCGATTTTGCCGCCCGCATGACCGGCTCTGGCGACATGTTCAACAACCGCGGCCGCAGGCCGTATTCGTCGGTCAACTTCATCACTGCCCACGACGGCTTCACCTTGCGCGACCTGGTGTCGTACAACGAGAAGCACAACGAGGACAACGACGAGAACAACCAGGATGGCACCAGCAATAACCTGTCCTGGAACTGCGGCGCCGAAGGCCCGACCGAAGATGCGGAAATCAACGCCTTGCGCATGCGCCAGATGCGTAACTTCTTCGCGACCCTGCTGTTTGCCCAGGGCACGCCGATGATCGTTGCCGGCGATGAATTCAGCCGCACCCAGCACGGCAACAACAATGCCTATTGCCAGGACAGCGAAATCGGTTGGGTGAACTGGGATCTGGATGAAGAAGGCCAGGCACTGCTGGCGTTCGTCAAGCGCCTGACCCGTCTGCGCCAGAAGTATCCGGTGCTGCGGCGTTCAAGCTTCCTGGTGGGCGATTACAACGAGGCAATCGGCGTCAAGGACGTGACATGGCTGGCGCCCGATGGCAACGAGATGAGCGTTGAACAGTGGGAAGACCCTAACGGTCGCTGCCTGGGCATGCTGATCGATGGTCGTGCGCAGGTCAGTGGCATTGCCCGTCCAGGTTCGGAGTCCACCGTGTTGCTGATCGTCAACGCCCACCACGATACCGTGCCGTTCAAACTGCCCAGCGTTCCAGAGGGCGAACACTGGAGCTGCGTGATGGATACAGACCGGCCACAACTGCGCAAACCCGAAGACCTGCCATTCGACAGCTCGTTTGACCTGACAGGGCGCTCGGTGGCGCTGATGGTGCTCCAGCACAGCGAAGATTGA
- a CDS encoding DUF2934 domain-containing protein has product MSVDDKRIREFAYQIWESEGKPHGEEERHWDMARKLAEAEAKAPGAKAKAPAKPKAPAKPKAAAAPKPPADPKVAALPGVKPAASKKPRAPKKPTAS; this is encoded by the coding sequence ATGAGTGTCGATGATAAACGCATACGCGAGTTTGCCTACCAGATCTGGGAGTCGGAAGGTAAGCCACACGGCGAGGAAGAACGTCACTGGGACATGGCCCGCAAATTGGCGGAAGCCGAAGCCAAAGCCCCTGGGGCCAAAGCCAAGGCCCCGGCCAAGCCAAAGGCGCCTGCCAAGCCCAAGGCCGCTGCTGCACCCAAGCCTCCAGCTGACCCTAAAGTCGCTGCATTGCCAGGGGTGAAGCCTGCGGCTTCGAAGAAGCCACGCGCACCGAAAAAGCCGACCGCTAGCTGA